DNA sequence from the Corynebacterium yudongzhengii genome:
TGGCGGAGCTCAAAGGTCTCGTTGACTTCCGCGAGCAGCTTCAAGAGGCACCGGTTCTCGACGAGCCGCTGTTACGCGAGGCGAAGTACTTAGGGCTTTCCGACGCCCAAATCGCCGCCCTGCGCCCCGAGCTGGCCGGCGAGGACGGCGTGCGTTCCCTGCGCTGGTCGCTGGGGATCCGTCCGGTGTTCAAGACCGTCGATACCTGCGCCGGGGAGTTCGAGGCCCAGACGCCGTATCACTACTCTGCCTACGAGCTCGACCCGGCCGCCGAGTCCGAGGTCGCCGAGACTGGGCGGGAGAAGGTCATCATCCTAGGCTCGGGCCCGAACCGCATCGGCCAGGGCATCGAGTTCGACTACTCGTGTGTGCACGCCGCCCTCGAGCTCTCCGAGCGCGGCTACGAGACCGTCATGGTCAACTGCAACCCGGAGACCGTCTCCACGGACTACGACACGGCCGATCGTCTCTACTTCGAACCGTTGACCTTCGAAGACGTCATGGAGGTCTACCACGCCGAGCAGGCGTCCGGCACCGTCGCTGGGGTCATCGTCCAGCTCGGCGGGCAGACCCCGCTGGGCCTGGCGCAGCGCCTGGCGGACGCGGGCGTGCCGATCGTCGGCACCAGCCCTGAGGCCATCGACCTAGCCGAGGACCGCGGCGAGTTCGGCCGCGTGCTGTCCGATGCGTCGCTGCCGGCGCCGGAGTTCGGCACTGCCACCTCCTTCGCGGAGGCCACCGAGGTGGCCCGTTCCATCGGTTACCCGGTGCTCGTGCGCCCGTCCTACGTGCTGGGCGGCCGCGGCATGGAGATCGTCTACGACGAGGCCAGCCTCGAGGACTACATCGACCGCGCCACCGAACTCTCCCCGGATCACCCGGTGCTCGTCGACCGCTTCTTGGACTCCGCCATCGAGATCGACGTCGACGCCCTGTGCGACGGCGAGGAGGTCTACCTGGGCGGCGTCATGGAGCACATCGAGGAAGCCGGCATCCACTCCGGCGACTCCGCGTGTGCGCTGCCGCCGATGACGCTGGGCCCGGAGGATGTGGAGAAGGTACGCGCCTCGACCACCGCCATAGCCCACGGCGTGGGCGTGAAGGGCCTGCTGAACATCCAGTTCGCCTTGAAGGACGACATCCTCTATGTCATCGAAGCGAACCCGCGTGCGTCGCGCACCGTGCCTTTCGTGTCCAAGGCCTCCGGCGTGCACCTGGCGAAGGCCGCCGCCCGGATCATGATGGGCTCGACCATCGCCGAGCTCAAGGCCGAGGGCATGCTGCCGACCAGCTACGACGGAGGCTCGCTCCCGCTCGAGCACCCCATCGCTGTCAAGGAGGCGGTGCTGCCGTTTACCCGCTTCCGCCGCCCGGACGGCTCGATGCTGGATACCCTGCTCGGCCCGGAGATGAAGTCCACCGGTGAGGTCATGGGCCTTGCCGCCAACTTCGGCGCCGCCTACGCCAAGGCCGAGCACGCCGCCTTCGGCGAATTGCCGACGGAGGGCACCATCTTCGTCAGCGTGGCCAACCGCGACAAGCGCACCCTCATCCTGGCGATCCAGCGCTTGGCCTCGATGGGCTTCGAGCTGCTCGCCACCGCGGGCACCGCGCAGATGCTGCGCCGCAACGGCATCGAGTGCGAGACCGTGCTCAAGGCCTCCGATGTGCGCGAGGGCGCGGAGGGTAAGTCGGTCGTCGACAAGATTCTCGACGGCGAGATCGACCTCATCCTTAACACCCCGGCCGGCTCCGCGGGCGCGCGTCACGACGGCTACGACATCCGCTCCGCCGCCGTCGCCGTCAACGTTCCGCTCATGACCACAGTTCAGGGGGTCTCCGCCGCTGTGCAGGGCATCGAGGCGTTGCGTCGCGGGGGACTCAACGTGCGGGCGTTGCAGGAGCTCAACCACACCCCGGTGGGCGACAACTGATGCCCGCGCCAGGATTCGGCGCCCGGCTGCGTGCCGCGGGCGCCCGGCACGGCCGGTTGTGCGTGGGCATCGACCCGCACGCCCAGCTGCTGGAGCAGTGGGGCTTAAGCGATGATATCGACGGGCTGCGGGCGTTTACCGACGCCTGCGTCGAAGCCTTCGCCAGTGAAGTCGCCTTGATAAAGCCGCAGGTCGCGTTCTACGAGCGCTTCGGCGCGGCCGGATTCCAAGTGCTGGAAGAGGCACTCGCGGAGCTGCGCTCCCGTGACACGCTGGTGGTCGCCGACGCTAAGCGCGGCGATATCGGCTCGACGATGGCCGGCTACGCCGAGGCGTGGCTGGGAGAGCGTTCCCCGCTGCGTGCCGATGCCGTGACGGTCTCGCCTTATCTCGGCATCGGCGCCTTGAACCCAGTCTTTGAGCTCGCACATAAGCGCGGCGCCGGCGTGTTCGTGCTCGCGGCGACGTCGAACCCGGAGGCCCCGGCGGTGCAGCGCGCCGATACCGGCGGCGGGGTGACGCTAGCGCAGTCGGTCGTCGATCACTGTGCGGCGTTCAACCGCGGCGGTAAACCGGGCGATGTGGGCGTTGTCGTCGGCGCCACCGTGGATGATCCGCCGGCGCTAGACGAGCTCAACGGCCCAGTGCTCATGCCGGGCGTGGGTGCCCAGGGCGCCGGTAGCGAGGATGTTGCGCGGATCGCCGCGGGGGTCACTGACCTGGCGTTTCCCAACGTCTCGCGCTCGGTGCTCAAGGCCGGACCCAAGGTGGGGGCGCTGCGGGCGGCGGCACGCGCGCAGGCCGAAGACTTTCCTGGAAACTTTCCTGGAGGGTCAGTTCACGCCTAAGCCCGATGACCTGGTAGTTTAGATTTCGCAACGCGTTGACGTGCCCGTATGCAGGGCGCGTAACGTCGATAGTCCACCACCCGGTGCTACACTTGCCCGCAGCTATCCCGCAGACGGGATGCGGACGGGACCACCGTGAGTGGCCCATTTCCTGTACAGACAGACGAAAACGGAGGAACCCCGTGGCCCTTCCCAAGTTGACCGACGAGCAGCGCAAGCAGGCTCTCGCTAAGGCTGCCGAGGCACGTAAGGCCCGCGCCGAGCTCAAGGCTGAGCTCAAGCGTGGCGGCACCACCTTGAAGGACGTGCTCGAAAAGGCTGAGTCCGACGAGATCATCGGCAAGACCAAGGTCTCCGCCATTCTCGAGGCTCTGCCGAAGGTCGGTAAGGTCAAGGCCAAGGAAATCATGGACGAGCTGGAGATCGCCCCGACCCGCCGCCTGCGCGGTCTCGGTGAGCGTCAGCGCGTCGCCCTGCTCGACCGCTTCGGCTTCTCCGGAGAGTAAGACATGGCGGACGGTAAACCCCAGGGGCGCCTGGTCGTCCTCGCCGGTCCGTCCGCGGTGGGCAAGTCCACCATTGTCTCCCGGCTGCGGGCCGGGTTGGAGGACCTGTACTTCAGCGTGTCCATGACCACCCGTTCACCGCGGCCTGGAGAGAAAGACGGAGTCGACTACTTCTTCGTCACCCCGGAGGACTTCCAGGCGCGTATCGACGAGGGGCTCATGCTCGAGTGGGCAGACATCCACGGAGGCCTGCAGCGTTCGGGCACCCCGGCCAAGCCCGTGGAGGACGCCATGAAAGTCGGCCGCCCGGTGTTGGTGGAGGTAGACCTCGAAGGCGCCCGTGCCATTAAGGCCCTCAAACCCGAGGCGGTGACGGTCTTTCTCGCGCCGCCGTCGTGGGAGGAGCTCGTGCAGCGGCTTACCGGCCGTGGCACCGAGGCGGAAGAGGTCATCGCCCGCCGTCTCGAGACCGCTAAGAACGAGCTCGACCATCAGAGCGAGTTCGACTACGTGGTCGTCAACGACGATGTGACGGCCGCCGTCGAAGAGATCACATCCATTCTGCGGGGCGAATAGCCCACTTCCCCCGCGTTTTCGACCAGACGAGGTGCACGTGACCAACCCGACCAACGAGACCCAGGATCCCGCCTACGATCAGCCCGAGGGCATTACCAACCCGGCGATCGATTCGCTGCTGGACAAGGTCTCTTCCAAGTACGCACTGGCGATCTTCGCTGCCAAGCGCGCACGCCAGATCAACAGCTACTACCAGCAGCCGGATGACGGTGTCTTCGAGTTCATCGGCCCGCTGGTGACCCCGGAGCCGGGGGAGAAGGCCCTGTCGATCGCACTGCGTGAGATCGAGGCTGGACTCCTCGAGCACGAGGAAGGCCAGTAGGCCTAGGCGATCTTTCGACCGCCGCCGAGCACTTTTGTGGTGCCGGCGGCGGTTTTCTGTGTTTTATGAGCTGCTCGGATCGGTGTGGTGTCGAACATCTGTTCCGTGGAGAAATAGTCGCTGGAATCGGTCCTTTTCGATCACCGATTGGCACATCGCGATGATTGAGGGGTATGTGTTTACCTGGCGGTATATACCTACTACCCCTGTTATTTACCCCCGGCGGGGAGTGATGTCCACCCCCTGTTTTAGCCTCGTAAGTGATTAGAACACATGAACGAGTTTGTTGACGTGGGGTCAACTGGGTATCGGGGAGTCGGGGTCTGCGTCCTATGGCGATGGGTCAAGTCCTGGGTAGTGGTGTATCTGTAGCTGCCGGTGAGGCCCCATGAACGATGTGGGCGGCCACCGCAGTACCTTTCGAATCCGTAACCACACTTCCTCGAAAGGGACACCACGATGGCCGCTGGCCCCCATTCTATCGACCCCACCACCTACCTCGACGAACTACTAGCCCAAGCCTCCCCGGACCTAATGCGCGAGATGCTCCAGCGCTTCATCAACCAGATCCTCTCCACCCAGGCCGACCAGATCTGCTGCGCCGAATACGCCACCACATCCGAGTCCCGCACCAACGTCCGCAACGGCTACCGCCACCGCAACCTCGACACCAGAGTCGGCACCATCGACGTCGCCGTGCCGAAACTACGCACCGGTTCCTTCTTCCCGGACTGGCTGCTTAAACGGCGCACCCGGGCCGAACGGGCCCTGACCACCGTGATCGCCACCTGCTACCTCAAGGGTGTCTCCACCCGCAGGATGAACGACCTCGTCGCCACCCTGGGGATCAACAACCTCTCAAAATCCCAGGTCTTAAGAGATGGCCAAAGATCTCGATCAGATGGTGGAGGACTTCCGCACCCGACCCCTGGATACCGTCCCCTACCTGTATGTTTCCTGCGACGCGTTGACGATGAAGGTGCGTGAAGGCGGACGGGTCGTGAAAACCTCCGTGCTGCTGGCCACCGGCGTGAACGCGGAAGGCTACCGCGAACTACTCGGTATGCAGGTCGCCACCTCCGAGTCGGTGGCCTCGTGGACCGGGTTTCTTCCGCGACCTGAAAGCCCGCGGCTTAAACGAGGTGTACCTGGTCACCAGCGACGCATACGTGGGCATCCAGCACGCGTCATCGGCGAGGTCCTGCCCAACGCCTCCTGTCAACGCTGCCGGACGCATTTCGCGAAGAACCTCTCCGGACTGGTGCCCAAAAGCCAATGGCCGACCTTGTCGGCGATGTTCCAGACGATCTTCCAGCAACCGGACGCCGCATCGGTGTGGAACCAGGCCCGGGAAGTAGTGACTTTCTGTGAGCAGAAGTTCCCGCACGTGGCCGACTACCTGGAAGAAGCCCTGGATGAGCTACTCGCGTTCACCCACGCCCCGAAAGCAGTGTGGACGAAGGTGTGGTCGAACAACCCCACCGAGCGGCTGAATCGGGAGATCCGCCAGCGCACCGACGTGGTGGGGATCTTCCCGAACCGAGATGCCGTCGTGCGACTGGTCGGGGCGGTGCTGGCAAAGCAGCATGAGTGAGCAGGATCCAGCAGAAGCGCTACATGTCGCTGACGAGCCTGGAGCAGACGAAGACCATGATGGCTGCCCACCACATCGATGCCGGCGACACCGTTCAGGAGGTCGCATGAGCCAGTCTCACCATCGGGCTCGTGCCGGTCCCTGAGATCGTCATGCTGCCTGTTTTATCGAAAGGGCAGATACACCACTCGCGTGGACTTGACCATTCATCGATTCCCGATTACGCACGTGCGTAAAAACCCAGTCCGCACTATGCGGCGGCATAGTAGCGTATCTGGATGCCTTCACCTAGCCCAGTGGACTAAGGCGGCGATGGAGCAATTCTCTTCGGCTAACCAAGGTACAAGGAACACTCCGGCAAACGCATCCCGGCAAGAGAGACTCCGTGGGCCCTGCAGCGCGGAATGAGGCGTATCGCCGCAGCCTCTGTGCGCCCGAAAAGGAGTCTGCTCCGTGTTACGGACACAGGCAACGCCGAAACAACGGGGGCCTCCGCATCAAAGATGCGTCGGAGCCAGGAGGGCTACCAGGTAGCCGGAACCCTACCAACTACGCGGACACGCATGACCACCTACTCCGAATCGGCACCCTCATGATGTCTTGCCTGGGTTCCTTCGCCTTTACGGTCTGCGCCGGTGTGTGATCGCGTATTCTGTCGATCAGCGAGCACGGCGACCTGGTCGTTCTGCCGGGCCAGCTGACCGGAACCAGTCCGACCCCGCGACACACCATCCCGCGCCGAAGAGGAAACTGCAGGCGGTTATGCGTGTTGAGCACTAGACTGGCACGGGTGAGCGATCAGAGGCGAAGTGAGTGTGACCGTATTGTCGTCGGCGTCGGCGGAGGCATCGCCGCCTACAAGGCGTGCTATGTGATCCGCGACTTCACCGAGGCCGGGGCGCAGGTGCGCGTGGTGCCCACCGAATCCGCTCTGCGTTTCGTCGGCGCCGCGACCTTCGAGGCCTTGAGCGGCAACCCGGTATCCACCACGGTGTTCGACGATGTCGACGAAGTGCAGCACGTCCGCATCGGCCAGGAGGCCGACCTCATCGTCATCGCCCCAGCCACCGCGGACCTCATGGCCCGCATCGCCCAGGGGCGTGCCGACGACCTGCTGACCGCCACCGTGCTCGTCGCCACGTGTCCCGTCTTGATCGTGCCCGCCATGCATACCGAGATGTGGCAGAACCCGGCCACCCGCCGCAACGTGCGTATCCTGCGCGAGCATGGCATCACCGTCATGGAACCCGCCCACGGGCGCCTCACCGGTGCCGATTCTGGCGCAGGCCGCCTCCCGGATCCGGAGC
Encoded proteins:
- the carB gene encoding carbamoyl-phosphate synthase large subunit — encoded protein: MPKRTDITHVLVIGSGPIVIGQACEFDYSGTQACRVLKEEGLRVTLINSNPATIMTDPEFADATYIEPIHPDYIDKILTREAEKGHPVDAVLATLGGQTALNAAIQLDRLGILEKHGVELIGADIEAIERGEDRQKFKDIVEKVGGSSARSAVCYTMDEVHDTVAELGLPVVVRPSFTMGGLGSGLAYSYEDLERIAGDGLAASPEANVLIEESILGWKEYELELMRDGDDNVVVIASIENVDAVGVHTGDSVTVAPALTLTDREFQHLRDLGIGIIREVGVDTGGCNIQFAVNPDNGRVVVIEMNPRVSRSSALASKATGFPIAKLAAKLAIGYTLDEVKNDITGVTPAAFEPTLDYVIVKAPRFAFEKFRGSDETLTTSMKSVGEAMGIGRNYIAGLNKVMRSLEGTTNGFWTRPDVDIAAEHAEDVNAVLESLRTPSDGRMYDVELALRLGASIEQVHEASEIDPWYLAELKGLVDFREQLQEAPVLDEPLLREAKYLGLSDAQIAALRPELAGEDGVRSLRWSLGIRPVFKTVDTCAGEFEAQTPYHYSAYELDPAAESEVAETGREKVIILGSGPNRIGQGIEFDYSCVHAALELSERGYETVMVNCNPETVSTDYDTADRLYFEPLTFEDVMEVYHAEQASGTVAGVIVQLGGQTPLGLAQRLADAGVPIVGTSPEAIDLAEDRGEFGRVLSDASLPAPEFGTATSFAEATEVARSIGYPVLVRPSYVLGGRGMEIVYDEASLEDYIDRATELSPDHPVLVDRFLDSAIEIDVDALCDGEEVYLGGVMEHIEEAGIHSGDSACALPPMTLGPEDVEKVRASTTAIAHGVGVKGLLNIQFALKDDILYVIEANPRASRTVPFVSKASGVHLAKAAARIMMGSTIAELKAEGMLPTSYDGGSLPLEHPIAVKEAVLPFTRFRRPDGSMLDTLLGPEMKSTGEVMGLAANFGAAYAKAEHAAFGELPTEGTIFVSVANRDKRTLILAIQRLASMGFELLATAGTAQMLRRNGIECETVLKASDVREGAEGKSVVDKILDGEIDLILNTPAGSAGARHDGYDIRSAAVAVNVPLMTTVQGVSAAVQGIEALRRGGLNVRALQELNHTPVGDN
- the pyrF gene encoding orotidine-5'-phosphate decarboxylase, with the protein product MPAPGFGARLRAAGARHGRLCVGIDPHAQLLEQWGLSDDIDGLRAFTDACVEAFASEVALIKPQVAFYERFGAAGFQVLEEALAELRSRDTLVVADAKRGDIGSTMAGYAEAWLGERSPLRADAVTVSPYLGIGALNPVFELAHKRGAGVFVLAATSNPEAPAVQRADTGGGVTLAQSVVDHCAAFNRGGKPGDVGVVVGATVDDPPALDELNGPVLMPGVGAQGAGSEDVARIAAGVTDLAFPNVSRSVLKAGPKVGALRAAARAQAEDFPGNFPGGSVHA
- the mihF gene encoding integration host factor, actinobacterial type; the encoded protein is MALPKLTDEQRKQALAKAAEARKARAELKAELKRGGTTLKDVLEKAESDEIIGKTKVSAILEALPKVGKVKAKEIMDELEIAPTRRLRGLGERQRVALLDRFGFSGE
- the gmk gene encoding guanylate kinase, coding for MADGKPQGRLVVLAGPSAVGKSTIVSRLRAGLEDLYFSVSMTTRSPRPGEKDGVDYFFVTPEDFQARIDEGLMLEWADIHGGLQRSGTPAKPVEDAMKVGRPVLVEVDLEGARAIKALKPEAVTVFLAPPSWEELVQRLTGRGTEAEEVIARRLETAKNELDHQSEFDYVVVNDDVTAAVEEITSILRGE
- the rpoZ gene encoding DNA-directed RNA polymerase subunit omega; translated protein: MTNPTNETQDPAYDQPEGITNPAIDSLLDKVSSKYALAIFAAKRARQINSYYQQPDDGVFEFIGPLVTPEPGEKALSIALREIEAGLLEHEEGQ
- a CDS encoding transposase; this encodes MAAGPHSIDPTTYLDELLAQASPDLMREMLQRFINQILSTQADQICCAEYATTSESRTNVRNGYRHRNLDTRVGTIDVAVPKLRTGSFFPDWLLKRRTRAERALTTVIATCYLKGVSTRRMNDLVATLGINNLSKSQVLRDGQRSRSDGGGLPHPTPGYRPLPVCFLRRVDDEGA
- a CDS encoding IS256 family transposase translates to MAKDLDQMVEDFRTRPLDTVPYLYVSCDALTMKVREGGRVVKTSVLLATGVNAEGYRELLGMQVATSESVASWTGFLPRPESPRLKRGVPGHQRRIRGHPARVIGEVLPNASCQRCRTHFAKNLSGLVPKSQWPTLSAMFQTIFQQPDAASVWNQAREVVTFCEQKFPHVADYLEEALDELLAFTHAPKAVWTKVWSNNPTERLNREIRQRTDVVGIFPNRDAVVRLVGAVLAKQHE